Proteins found in one uncultured Desulfuromonas sp. genomic segment:
- the nrfD gene encoding NrfD/PsrC family molybdoenzyme membrane anchor subunit: MSEKHQAWGWMLAVDFFFAGMGGAMLVIAAIIDLFIAPNQVSLLGNILGPLCMCVGCGFLILELGRPMQAWRVFMNPKAILTFGAWTMTIAIISGFAYASFGIKSSLIFWHEGDFLRHLLALVNIVTGLVVATYPGVLLGRHKGRPFWVGPGVMGLFLLSSMVTGLALHCLCAIVAPIEGSVLSSLPKLIAALLLVQVLMWAGYLWIKASGTTAAESASAKRWINGDLAKGFKIYFMLIGTVVPMILLLTPVGFFQGLAALMVLFGGVMMRIQIVTSGKDRTFLPGELQYRSRLPQGDEKFLKKAWM, encoded by the coding sequence ATGAGTGAAAAACATCAAGCCTGGGGGTGGATGCTGGCGGTGGATTTTTTCTTCGCCGGTATGGGCGGGGCCATGCTGGTCATCGCCGCGATCATCGACCTCTTTATTGCACCGAATCAGGTCTCTTTACTGGGAAACATTCTTGGCCCGCTGTGCATGTGCGTCGGCTGCGGTTTTCTAATTCTTGAACTGGGGCGTCCTATGCAGGCCTGGCGGGTGTTCATGAACCCGAAGGCGATCCTGACCTTTGGCGCCTGGACCATGACAATTGCCATCATTTCCGGCTTTGCCTATGCCTCGTTCGGCATCAAGAGCAGCCTGATTTTCTGGCATGAAGGGGACTTTTTACGTCACCTGCTGGCCCTGGTCAACATTGTCACCGGTTTAGTCGTCGCCACCTATCCGGGTGTATTGCTGGGACGCCACAAAGGCCGCCCTTTCTGGGTTGGTCCGGGAGTCATGGGTCTGTTCCTGCTGTCCTCCATGGTCACAGGTCTGGCCTTACATTGCCTGTGTGCAATCGTTGCCCCAATTGAAGGTTCTGTCCTGAGCAGCCTGCCGAAACTGATTGCAGCCTTACTGCTGGTACAGGTCCTGATGTGGGCAGGCTACCTGTGGATTAAAGCAAGTGGCACCACCGCGGCGGAAAGCGCCAGCGCAAAACGCTGGATCAACGGCGATCTTGCCAAAGGGTTCAAAATATACTTCATGCTGATCGGCACGGTGGTACCGATGATTCTGCTTCTGACTCCAGTTGGATTCTTTCAGGGCCTTGCCGCTTTGATGGTTCTGTTTGGCGGCGTCATGATGCGTATCCAGATCGTCACCAGCGGTAAAGATCGAACCTTCCTGCCCGGCGAGTTACAGTATCGTTCCCGCTTGCCGCAGGGAGACGAAAAGTTCCTCAAAAAAGCGTGGATGTAA
- a CDS encoding radical SAM protein has protein sequence MTQAVGTNSTDTKKNIRLLELTQSVCPVCLDVIEARIVVNDNAVFMEKTCAQHGSYSTYLWPDEEHYRWMKDFKFPHIRPKSNLPVLKGCPEDCGPCTSHQHHPRLVELELTQRCNLRCPVCFMAADDNQSHVETDLSLADIKKQLVKIMDQCGPQTSIQLTGGEPTVRKDLPDIIALCREIGFSAIEVNTNGVVISRNLNYLEQLAASGATGIYMQFDGLDDDVFKKVRGANLLKDKLQAIENCRSIGMQIVLAMAVIRGINDDQMGKVLEFGLQNRDVIAGVAFQPAFGSGRFEIADKKPLTMGDAIYELSEQSNGLLSPYDFWPTGCSHPLCDATTYILPQPQGLVPMSRVINVQDYMDHFNPASPQGSVLPDIADTMYPDHEPGLSILIMNYMDAMSMDLKRLQQCSMTVAGKDGSQIPFCSYQLTNMDGLKRSELP, from the coding sequence ATGACACAGGCAGTCGGGACAAACAGCACTGATACAAAAAAGAATATAAGACTTTTAGAACTCACACAGAGTGTTTGCCCGGTCTGCCTGGATGTCATTGAAGCCCGCATTGTCGTTAACGATAATGCGGTGTTCATGGAGAAAACCTGTGCACAGCACGGTTCTTACTCCACCTACCTGTGGCCGGATGAAGAACATTATCGCTGGATGAAAGACTTTAAGTTCCCGCACATCCGCCCAAAATCAAACCTTCCGGTCCTCAAAGGCTGTCCCGAGGATTGTGGCCCCTGCACATCACATCAACATCATCCCCGCTTGGTTGAACTGGAACTGACGCAGCGCTGCAATTTGCGTTGCCCGGTTTGTTTTATGGCCGCGGATGACAATCAGAGCCATGTGGAAACGGATCTCTCGCTGGCGGACATCAAGAAGCAACTGGTTAAAATTATGGACCAGTGTGGCCCGCAAACCAGCATCCAGTTGACCGGTGGCGAACCCACCGTCCGCAAAGACCTGCCGGACATCATTGCTCTGTGTCGCGAGATCGGCTTCAGTGCGATTGAGGTCAACACCAACGGCGTTGTTATCAGCCGCAATCTCAATTACCTTGAACAACTGGCGGCATCAGGTGCTACCGGGATCTATATGCAGTTTGACGGACTGGACGACGACGTTTTCAAAAAAGTCCGCGGGGCAAACCTGTTGAAAGACAAGCTTCAGGCCATTGAAAACTGTCGCAGTATCGGCATGCAGATCGTCTTGGCCATGGCTGTTATCAGAGGAATCAACGACGACCAAATGGGCAAGGTTCTCGAATTTGGTCTGCAGAATCGCGACGTGATTGCTGGAGTCGCCTTTCAGCCGGCATTCGGTTCTGGACGGTTCGAGATTGCTGACAAAAAACCGTTAACCATGGGCGATGCCATTTACGAACTGTCGGAGCAGAGTAATGGTTTGCTCTCCCCTTACGACTTCTGGCCGACCGGCTGCTCCCATCCCTTGTGCGATGCGACCACCTACATCCTGCCGCAGCCACAGGGTTTAGTCCCAATGAGCCGCGTGATCAACGTCCAGGACTACATGGATCATTTCAACCCGGCAAGCCCACAGGGCTCTGTACTGCCGGACATTGCCGACACAATGTACCCCGACCACGAACCGGGTCTGTCAATATTGATCATGAACTATATGGATGCCATGAGCATGGACTTAAAACGTCTTCAGCAATGCAGTATGACTGTTGCCGGTAAAGACGGCAGCCAAATCCCATTTTGTTCCTACCAATTGACAAACATGGACGGACTCAAACGCTCTGAACTGCCGTAA
- a CDS encoding molybdopterin-dependent oxidoreductase, which yields MKLTVKGGKLVKVEGDEEHPISQGRLCVRNLTLADYVHHPSRILTPMKRKPEDRGKDKWTKISWDEAWEIIVPKIKEYKEKHGAESIIVFGGTGRQACIYYYPLGFASIGTPNVCYPLSGWSCYGPRCSITDYVLGAGYPEIDYAGFYEDRYDDPRFQLPELIVEWGKMALYSNPDGFFGHALIDMMKRGAKMIHIDPRITWLGTRCEEVCQLRPGTDSALGLGFLNVIINEELYDKDFVENWTYGFDELKERVQEYPPSKVAGITWVPEDQIIRCARMMATAKPCSIQWGLATDENPNGVQMGHAILSLMAVTGNLDVPGGVTIGPPAALLGKWRVETRSNLSDELWDKRIGAAEWPALSTAMATTHPDETLDTLESGKPYKLRMGWFNSSNFITPTCSAQPDRWYHALKSLEFNVVQDIFMTPTAMAFGDIFLPVSTFAEQDGVVVTHFGRNAVTLGPINEALRVGDTKSDIEVCIELGKQLHPDMWDYDDIPDFFTKQLEPELGVDFDKLREMGVFQPDYTYKKYEKGLLRGDGEPGFNTVTGMVELSSTLFEAWGDDALPYYKEPPYSPISTPELFSEYPLILTTGARKVTSFHSEHRQIAVLREIDPDPEVELHPETAANLGINHGDWVLLENMFGKAKLKAKVTPTIHPKVVHATHGWWFPEKDAEEPSLYGVWQSNINTLVPHKHIGKLGFGCPMKQMICKASRLDSFDSYNIEV from the coding sequence ATGAAGCTGACTGTCAAAGGCGGAAAGCTGGTTAAAGTCGAGGGTGACGAAGAACATCCCATCAGTCAAGGTCGCCTCTGTGTCCGTAACTTGACTTTGGCTGACTATGTCCACCACCCCTCCCGGATTTTGACGCCGATGAAGCGTAAGCCGGAAGATCGCGGTAAAGACAAGTGGACCAAGATCTCCTGGGACGAAGCATGGGAGATTATTGTTCCTAAGATCAAAGAATATAAAGAAAAGCATGGTGCTGAATCGATCATCGTTTTCGGTGGTACCGGTCGCCAGGCTTGTATCTACTACTATCCGCTCGGGTTTGCTTCCATCGGCACTCCGAACGTGTGTTACCCGCTGAGCGGTTGGTCCTGCTACGGTCCGCGCTGCTCCATTACCGACTACGTCCTTGGCGCCGGTTATCCTGAAATCGACTACGCTGGTTTCTATGAAGATCGTTACGACGATCCAAGATTCCAACTGCCGGAACTGATCGTCGAATGGGGTAAAATGGCTCTGTACTCCAACCCTGACGGTTTCTTCGGTCATGCCCTCATCGACATGATGAAGCGCGGCGCAAAAATGATTCACATCGACCCCCGTATCACCTGGTTGGGTACCCGTTGTGAAGAAGTTTGCCAACTGCGTCCTGGTACTGACTCTGCTCTGGGTCTGGGTTTCCTCAACGTTATCATCAACGAGGAACTGTACGACAAAGACTTCGTCGAAAACTGGACCTACGGCTTCGACGAGCTCAAAGAGCGTGTTCAAGAGTACCCGCCGAGCAAAGTTGCCGGTATCACTTGGGTTCCGGAAGATCAAATTATCCGTTGTGCCCGCATGATGGCAACTGCCAAGCCGTGCTCAATCCAATGGGGTCTGGCAACTGACGAGAACCCCAATGGCGTTCAAATGGGTCACGCGATCCTGTCTCTGATGGCCGTTACCGGCAATCTGGACGTGCCTGGTGGCGTTACCATCGGTCCCCCGGCAGCACTGCTCGGTAAATGGCGCGTTGAAACTCGCAGCAACCTGTCAGACGAGCTGTGGGACAAGCGTATCGGCGCTGCAGAGTGGCCTGCACTCAGTACTGCAATGGCGACCACTCACCCGGACGAAACCCTCGACACTCTGGAAAGCGGCAAGCCGTACAAGCTGCGCATGGGTTGGTTCAACAGTAGTAACTTTATCACCCCGACCTGCTCGGCTCAGCCTGACCGCTGGTATCATGCCTTGAAGTCCCTGGAATTCAACGTTGTTCAGGACATCTTCATGACTCCGACCGCTATGGCATTCGGTGATATCTTCCTGCCCGTATCGACGTTCGCAGAGCAAGATGGCGTTGTTGTTACTCACTTCGGCCGTAATGCTGTAACCCTCGGTCCCATCAACGAGGCACTGCGCGTTGGCGATACCAAGTCCGATATCGAAGTTTGTATCGAACTCGGTAAGCAACTGCACCCGGATATGTGGGATTACGATGATATTCCTGACTTCTTCACCAAGCAGCTTGAGCCGGAACTCGGCGTCGACTTTGACAAGCTGCGTGAGATGGGTGTCTTCCAGCCTGATTACACTTACAAGAAGTACGAAAAAGGCCTTCTGCGCGGTGATGGCGAGCCTGGATTCAACACGGTTACCGGCATGGTTGAGCTCTCCTCAACTCTGTTCGAAGCCTGGGGCGACGATGCTCTGCCGTACTACAAAGAGCCTCCTTACAGCCCGATCAGTACTCCTGAGCTGTTCAGCGAGTATCCTTTGATCCTCACTACCGGTGCCCGTAAAGTCACCTCGTTCCACTCCGAGCACCGTCAAATTGCTGTTCTGCGTGAGATCGATCCGGATCCGGAAGTTGAGTTGCATCCCGAGACAGCTGCCAATCTCGGCATCAACCATGGCGATTGGGTTCTGCTGGAGAACATGTTCGGTAAAGCAAAACTCAAAGCGAAGGTCACTCCGACCATCCATCCGAAGGTTGTTCACGCGACTCACGGCTGGTGGTTCCCGGAAAAAGATGCTGAAGAGCCGAGCCTCTATGGTGTATGGCAGTCGAACATTAATACCTTGGTTCCCCACAAGCATATCGGAAAGCTTGGTTTCGGTTGCCCGATGAAGCAGATGATCTGTAAAGCTTCACGTCTGGACAGCTTCGACAGCTACAACATCGAAGTTTAA
- a CDS encoding oxidoreductase, with amino-acid sequence MSEKETQNGLLIHYQWCTGCHACEVAIKKALNLPVGKHGIKLLENGPWEVSPGKFEWDYIPVPTQLVGSNPELEPGEDIKFAVKHCNAQCMEYGPMEDLVKKAAELGPKVVIFNV; translated from the coding sequence ATGTCCGAAAAAGAAACCCAAAACGGACTGTTGATTCACTATCAATGGTGTACTGGTTGCCACGCCTGTGAGGTAGCCATCAAAAAAGCGCTGAATTTGCCTGTAGGCAAACACGGCATCAAACTGCTCGAGAACGGCCCCTGGGAAGTTTCTCCCGGCAAATTCGAATGGGATTACATCCCTGTGCCGACTCAACTCGTCGGCTCCAACCCGGAGTTAGAGCCCGGTGAGGACATCAAATTTGCAGTCAAGCACTGCAACGCTCAGTGCATGGAGTATGGCCCGATGGAAGATCTGGTCAAAAAAGCTGCAGAATTGGGTCCGAAAGTAGTGATCTTTAACGTGTAA
- a CDS encoding OFA family MFS transporter: protein MSEQNYNRWLILAAAVIMNLCIGTLYAWSVFAKPLGALFTWAPPALALAFTINHGLSPVSMIGGGFIQDKLGSKTTIVIGGLMFSAGLILTGFLSEGSSIGKLYLTYSTLAGIGGGVVYAGTMANTVKFFPDKRGLAAGICAAGYGCGAMLMAPIASVLIIKYGILGCFQILGSVFFVVIALALTVTKRAPANYIPDGWTPPVATTTTTAAASSKWTQMISEGIWWVIMIMLYCGAMSGLMVVAHASPIGQLMFDLPPMEAAFFVSVITLANAFGRIGFGALSDKIGRSNTIMLMYVVSALSMLNLTFTTCVAGFVASGIGVGAVFGGFLCLIPPIIGERYGMKNFGVNYGVTFIGFSLAALTGPLLAAKIRVASGDYNQAFWIALGVNVVGLVFAFLYRTMDNKTQDKVR from the coding sequence ATGTCAGAACAGAATTACAATCGATGGCTGATCCTGGCTGCTGCCGTTATCATGAACCTGTGTATCGGCACACTTTACGCTTGGAGTGTCTTTGCAAAGCCGCTGGGCGCCTTGTTTACTTGGGCACCGCCTGCACTCGCCCTCGCATTTACCATTAACCATGGTCTCAGCCCTGTTTCCATGATTGGTGGGGGCTTCATCCAAGACAAGCTCGGCTCAAAAACAACCATCGTCATCGGTGGTCTCATGTTTAGCGCCGGACTCATTTTAACCGGCTTTCTCTCTGAAGGTTCGTCGATCGGCAAACTCTACCTGACCTACAGTACCCTGGCGGGCATCGGCGGTGGCGTTGTCTATGCCGGTACAATGGCCAACACAGTCAAATTCTTTCCCGATAAACGTGGGCTCGCTGCCGGTATCTGTGCTGCGGGTTATGGCTGTGGCGCGATGCTCATGGCCCCTATCGCCAGCGTATTGATCATTAAATACGGCATTCTGGGCTGTTTTCAGATTCTCGGCTCAGTCTTCTTTGTTGTGATCGCTCTAGCGTTGACCGTGACCAAGAGGGCTCCCGCCAATTACATTCCTGATGGCTGGACTCCACCGGTGGCAACAACAACCACAACAGCAGCTGCAAGCTCCAAATGGACTCAAATGATCAGCGAAGGGATCTGGTGGGTGATCATGATCATGCTGTATTGTGGTGCCATGTCAGGACTGATGGTTGTTGCACATGCTTCTCCTATCGGCCAACTGATGTTTGATCTGCCGCCGATGGAAGCTGCATTCTTCGTCAGCGTTATCACCTTAGCAAATGCCTTTGGACGGATTGGATTCGGAGCTCTTTCCGATAAAATCGGCCGTTCCAACACCATTATGCTGATGTACGTTGTATCAGCCCTGTCCATGCTCAACCTGACGTTTACCACCTGTGTGGCCGGCTTTGTTGCCTCTGGTATTGGCGTCGGTGCCGTTTTTGGTGGTTTCCTGTGCCTGATCCCGCCGATTATCGGCGAGCGCTATGGCATGAAAAACTTTGGTGTCAACTACGGTGTCACCTTTATCGGCTTCAGCTTGGCTGCGTTAACAGGTCCGTTACTGGCAGCGAAAATTCGTGTCGCCAGTGGTGACTACAATCAGGCTTTCTGGATTGCTCTGGGAGTCAATGTTGTTGGTCTTGTTTTTGCTTTCCTCTACAGAACAATGGACAACAAAACCCAGGACAAAGTTAGATAG
- a CDS encoding TetR/AcrR family transcriptional regulator, with translation MLERIRVETLSLMNEKGMSFTVAELAERLAVSKRYIYEQSSSKNELVASVLNEILDDLQRQVQEIANSQQLGTIDKLNALMTTAPKALGPLSSRSIVDIKRLLPEQWGNFERFFDDRWEEIKKLIEHGVQQKLFRPIDLSVLQQVYRGTINGLNEYQYLTRSNQTFHNAIVTMTDILLYGIIASDN, from the coding sequence ATGCTGGAACGAATTCGTGTCGAAACCTTGAGCCTGATGAATGAAAAGGGAATGAGCTTTACCGTTGCCGAGTTGGCGGAACGGCTCGCGGTCAGCAAACGCTACATCTACGAACAATCCAGTTCTAAAAATGAGCTGGTCGCATCGGTTCTGAATGAAATACTAGACGACTTGCAGCGGCAAGTTCAAGAGATCGCCAATTCGCAGCAGCTGGGAACAATTGACAAGCTAAACGCCCTGATGACGACAGCACCAAAAGCGCTTGGACCTCTCAGTTCACGCAGCATTGTTGACATCAAACGCTTACTTCCCGAGCAATGGGGCAACTTTGAACGTTTTTTCGATGACAGATGGGAAGAAATCAAAAAACTGATTGAGCACGGTGTACAGCAAAAACTTTTCCGGCCAATCGACTTGAGTGTCCTACAACAAGTCTACCGGGGGACAATTAATGGACTCAATGAATATCAATACTTAACCCGTAGCAATCAGACCTTTCACAATGCGATTGTTACAATGACGGACATCTTGCTCTACGGTATCATTGCATCAGACAATTAA
- a CDS encoding MFS transporter, with translation MEKVINVNEAFDDLPFSFYQVWVCLLCFSVVFFDGFDLTVIGVTIPKIAAHLGATPAEMGLAISAGQLGPMIGAVLIGMLADRFGRKKTMFVCALVFGFFTFMISHISSVEELALYRFLAGLGMGGAIPNALAFGSEFAPSRARASLSLYMWAGMPTGAMIAAFSAAYLLPHYGWQSVYYLGGLIPVVIAFLVLLCVPESLHHLVRTGSKNALSKAHSILSRVDKNLPSIGNVKLTAPSTSKAKGGPIKKLFAGDLKVTTLLIWALFYLSFYLLWILFSWVPTLLKQSGATVQQYSLGFAFIHLGSVIACFCIGRCMSKFNKLNVVKYLFFGAFVAMLAFGYFSSSSFYIVIVVSIFTGMLVNGGNSSLMGLASAVYPSEVRATGIGWAYGIGKIGSLIAPVIGGLYLSRNWSVFKICAINGSSALIIAVIVIILQRHMRASVSGEV, from the coding sequence ATGGAAAAAGTAATTAATGTCAATGAAGCATTTGATGATCTACCCTTTTCTTTTTATCAGGTCTGGGTTTGTCTCCTATGCTTTTCGGTCGTCTTTTTTGACGGTTTCGATCTGACCGTCATCGGTGTCACAATCCCTAAAATCGCCGCCCACCTGGGTGCCACTCCAGCAGAAATGGGCCTTGCCATCAGTGCAGGACAACTGGGCCCTATGATCGGCGCAGTACTGATCGGCATGCTGGCTGACCGTTTCGGTCGCAAAAAGACCATGTTCGTCTGTGCGCTGGTATTCGGCTTTTTCACTTTCATGATCTCCCACATCTCAAGTGTTGAAGAACTGGCACTCTATCGTTTCCTGGCCGGTCTGGGAATGGGGGGAGCCATCCCTAACGCCCTTGCTTTTGGCAGTGAGTTTGCCCCCTCCAGGGCACGTGCTTCACTGTCTCTTTATATGTGGGCTGGCATGCCGACCGGTGCGATGATTGCAGCCTTCTCGGCGGCCTATCTGTTACCCCATTACGGTTGGCAGTCAGTTTATTACCTCGGCGGCCTCATCCCTGTCGTCATTGCCTTTTTGGTGCTGCTGTGTGTGCCTGAATCGCTTCACCACCTGGTTCGCACCGGTTCCAAAAATGCCTTAAGTAAAGCCCACAGCATCTTAAGCCGCGTCGATAAAAATCTGCCGAGTATCGGCAACGTAAAATTGACCGCCCCATCGACATCAAAAGCAAAAGGTGGCCCTATCAAAAAACTTTTTGCCGGCGACCTCAAAGTCACCACCTTGCTGATATGGGCCCTGTTCTACCTGAGTTTTTATCTGCTTTGGATTTTGTTCTCTTGGGTCCCAACCCTGCTAAAACAGAGCGGTGCAACCGTTCAACAATACAGTCTTGGTTTTGCTTTTATTCACCTCGGCTCGGTCATCGCCTGCTTCTGTATCGGCCGTTGTATGAGCAAGTTTAACAAATTGAATGTTGTTAAATATCTGTTTTTCGGTGCGTTTGTCGCAATGCTTGCTTTTGGATATTTTTCATCAAGCAGTTTCTATATCGTTATCGTCGTATCGATTTTTACCGGCATGTTGGTGAACGGTGGCAACTCATCCCTGATGGGCCTGGCATCAGCAGTCTACCCTTCTGAAGTGCGCGCAACCGGAATCGGTTGGGCTTACGGAATCGGCAAAATAGGTTCGCTCATTGCTCCGGTTATCGGTGGGCTTTACCTGTCTCGAAACTGGAGTGTTTTCAAAATTTGTGCAATCAACGGCTCGAGCGCCCTGATCATTGCTGTCATCGTTATTATTCTACAACGACACATGCGAGCATCAGTAAGCGGCGAAGTTTAA